One genomic region from Leptolyngbyaceae cyanobacterium JSC-12 encodes:
- a CDS encoding sulfate permease-like transporter, MFS superfamily (IMG reference gene:2510094561~PFAM: Sulfate transporter family; STAS domain), whose protein sequence is MTITNQIRFDNLRGDLFGGVTAAIVSLPLALAFGVASGAGPIAGLYGAVCVGFFAALFGGTPTLISEPTGPMTVVMTAIVAGLTAANPEKGLAMAFTVVMLAGLFQIVFGIFKLGKYITLMPYSVISGFMSGIGVILIILQIAPFLGHPAPKGGVLGTVAAIPQLLATAKPPEVVLGAVTLAIIFLMPKKFKRLVPPQLVALIVGTIISLTVFGNADIRRIGDLGEIPMGLPQFRLPTFTIGQITTMFVDGIMLGMLGCIDTLLTAVIADSLTRTEHKSDKELIGQGIGNIVSGFCGGLPGAGATMGTVVNIQTGATSAVSGISRALILLAVVLGAAQYTKPIPMAVLAGIALKVGIDILDWSFLKRSHKVSLKGSLIMYGVLLLTVFVDLIVAVGVGVFIANILTIERLSSMQSQEIKLITDTDDDVRLSDEDKQLLDKGKGRVQLFYLSGPMIFGLSKAIAREHNAMKDADALVMDLSDVPLLGVTASLAIENAIRDARDKGLQVYVVGASAKVLKRLERLGLFELITREHLLDDRTEALRRAVDHVYSKSVAV, encoded by the coding sequence ATGACAATCACGAATCAGATCCGGTTTGATAATTTGCGGGGCGATCTTTTTGGTGGAGTCACTGCTGCAATTGTTTCGTTGCCCCTTGCCCTCGCCTTCGGGGTTGCATCGGGGGCTGGTCCCATTGCGGGATTGTATGGGGCAGTGTGTGTTGGGTTCTTTGCTGCCTTGTTTGGTGGTACTCCAACGCTAATTTCTGAACCGACAGGACCGATGACCGTTGTGATGACGGCGATCGTTGCAGGGCTGACGGCTGCCAATCCTGAAAAAGGTTTGGCAATGGCATTTACTGTTGTCATGCTGGCAGGGTTATTCCAAATTGTCTTCGGTATTTTCAAATTAGGGAAATACATAACATTAATGCCCTACAGCGTCATTTCGGGTTTTATGTCCGGGATTGGCGTCATCCTTATTATTCTCCAAATTGCTCCATTCCTGGGACATCCTGCTCCCAAGGGTGGGGTGCTTGGTACGGTTGCAGCTATTCCTCAACTGTTGGCTACTGCTAAACCGCCGGAAGTAGTTCTGGGAGCAGTAACCCTGGCGATCATTTTCTTAATGCCCAAAAAGTTCAAACGGTTGGTGCCGCCTCAGTTAGTTGCGCTGATCGTTGGCACTATTATTTCCCTGACAGTGTTCGGGAATGCGGATATTCGTAGAATTGGTGACTTGGGTGAAATTCCCATGGGGCTGCCTCAGTTCCGCTTGCCGACTTTCACGATTGGTCAAATCACAACCATGTTTGTCGATGGCATCATGTTGGGGATGCTGGGTTGTATTGATACGTTGCTGACTGCGGTGATTGCAGATAGCCTGACTCGTACTGAACATAAGTCTGATAAAGAGTTGATCGGTCAGGGCATTGGCAATATTGTATCGGGATTTTGTGGCGGATTACCTGGTGCTGGTGCCACGATGGGGACGGTTGTAAATATTCAAACCGGTGCAACGTCAGCCGTTTCGGGAATTTCTCGAGCACTGATTTTGTTAGCTGTGGTGCTGGGTGCTGCACAATATACCAAACCCATTCCCATGGCGGTATTAGCAGGGATTGCCCTCAAAGTGGGGATTGACATTTTGGATTGGAGCTTCTTGAAGCGATCGCACAAGGTCTCCCTCAAGGGTTCTCTGATTATGTATGGGGTGCTGCTGCTAACGGTATTCGTTGACCTGATTGTGGCGGTCGGGGTTGGTGTATTTATTGCCAATATTCTGACGATTGAACGCCTGAGCAGTATGCAATCTCAGGAAATTAAGTTGATTACGGATACTGATGACGATGTGCGCTTGAGCGATGAAGATAAGCAACTCCTAGATAAAGGCAAAGGTCGAGTGCAGCTTTTTTACCTGAGTGGTCCGATGATCTTTGGTTTGTCGAAGGCGATCGCCCGAGAGCACAATGCCATGAAAGATGCTGATGCTTTAGTAATGGATCTCAGTGATGTGCCCTTACTCGGAGTTACGGCCTCTCTGGCGATCGAAAATGCCATTCGGGATGCTCGTGATAAAGGGTTGCAAGTTTATGTAGTTGGAGCCAGTGCTAAAGTTCTGAAGCGCTTGGAGCGATTGGGGCTGTTTGAACTGATTACACGCGAACATCTACTAGATGATCGCACTGAAGCCCTGCGGCGAGCAGTTGATCATGTTTACAGCAAAAGTGTTGCTGTTTAG